The following are encoded in a window of Diorhabda sublineata isolate icDioSubl1.1 chromosome 3, icDioSubl1.1, whole genome shotgun sequence genomic DNA:
- the LOC130441833 gene encoding uncharacterized protein F13E9.13, mitochondrial: protein MDKFRKLFQKICSIIGMIHVGALPGCPKYSGSINDIVKKACYESELYLKHGLHGILVENMHDIPYVQSKHFGPEVTASMSRICTELRKIIPRTTPFGIQVLSCGNKEALAIGKVCDMDFIRAEGYVFSHVADEGLTDANAGLILRYRKTIGGENILVFTDIKKKHSSHAITGDISTVETAKAAEYFLSDGVILTGAATGEAADVEELQDVKRAVRVPVLIGSGVTYENVENFKSADGLIVGSYFKKGGKWDNDVDGDRLKKFMGKISCWE, encoded by the exons ATGGATAAATTCAggaaattattccaaaaaatatgtTCTATTATTGGAATGATCCACGTTGGAGCACTTCCAg GTTGTCCTAAATATTCCGGTTCGATTAACGATATAGTTAAAAAAGCTTGTTACGAAAGTGAGCTGTATTTAAAACACGGATTG CACGGAATATTAGTAGAAAATATGCACGATATACCGTACGTCCAATCTAAACACTTCGGTCCCGAAGTAACGGCTTCCATGTCGAGAATATGCACCGAATTGAGGAAAATTATACCTCGAACGACACCTTTCGGCATACAG GTGCTTTCGTGTGGTAATAAAGAAGCTCTAGCGATCGGTAAAGTTTGCGATATGGATTTTATTAGAGCAGAGGGGTACGTTTTTAGCCACGTCGCCGATGAGGGTTTAACAGACGCCAACGCTGGGTTGATATTGCGATATAGAAAAACCATCGGGggtgaaaatatattagttttcactgatattaagaaaaaacacaG TTCCCATGCCATCACTGGAGATATTTCTACAGTGGAAACTGCTAAGGCTGCGGAATATTTTCTTTCCGACGGTGTTATCCTTACAGGAGCTGCGACAGGAGAAGCTGCGGATGTTGAAGAGCTGCAGGATGTGAAAAGGGCGGTTCGAGTTCCTGTTTTGATCGGGTCCGGTGTTACGTATGAAAATGTCGAGAATTTCAAATCGGCTGATGGTTTAATTGTCggttcttattttaaaaaagggGGAAAGTGGGATAATGATGTCGATGGGGATAGGTTGAAAAAGTTTATGGGGAAAATATCTTGTtgggaataa
- the LOC130441812 gene encoding FYVE, RhoGEF and PH domain-containing protein 4: MSTDTETPKKNKAPVPPKCSTPSVKLEHLDTDVFTKTYIDTCVEKRSNESPEYINKNTEIEPSTPRAHIEFSEELRKVLHDRNVLTSKTKKTVFEALDEIKTKGEEENRRYKREKALLEIVNSEIKYVHQLEIIINFFSKPTEINKLLKNDEFQTVFGSILPIYNVNKELLDELEKNPGKVAEAFCKFAPFFKMYSVYACEFKNILNILQNARSLNPQFAKLMENQESRPEVQNKLSALLITPIQRVPRYKLLLTHLLQLTKPHEKDHKQLTECLEKIEEAADHINKIVEDQENMRRLLEIQRFLKSGEPNIVKPGRTLSKEGILVKMGTKNAPSEKLYAVLMNDIILFGKMKKDELKVNSMKCVGIFPLGKCKVFEILDKGCMRISCQEEELILYHDQFSQTKSWIKAIKEAIDVHLTGKKTLRKDSSSRRPVKRKDLFEYHEVGLSPGKPLTKRRKISSRRPISGALTNTKPEPFSYLPPVLRSWDEKEDLSGRTSQKKEEESVNGKSNEIFLFGKRQDDAGFKVGKFLGVVGTSIKKLFGFKH; the protein is encoded by the exons ATGAGTACGGATACTGAAACTCCAAAGAAAAACAAAGCCCCTGTACCACCTAAATGCAGTACCCCTAGTGTTAAATTAGAACATTTAGACACCGATGTTTTTACGAAAACATATATAGATACGTGTGTAGAAAAACGTTCTAATGAATCTCCGgaatacataaacaaaaatacgGAAATCGAACCATCAACTCCTCGTGCTCATATCGAATTTAGTGAAGAACTACGAAAAGTATTACATGACAGAAATGTGTTgacttcaaaaacaaaaaaaacagtgTTTGAGGCACtagatgaaataaaaactaAGGGTGAAGAAGAAAATCGAAGGTACAAAAGAGAAAAAGCTTTATTAGAGATTGTTAATagtgaaataaaatacgttcaccaattggaaattattattaattttttttcgaaaccgacggaaattaataaattgttgaaaaatgacgAATTTCAAACAGTTTTTGGTAGCATTTTACCAATTTATAACGTCAATAAGGAACTTTTGGATGAATTAGAGAAGAATCCAGGTAAAGTCGCCGAGGCATTTTGCAAATTTGCTccgttttttaaaatgtattcagTGTATGCTTgcgaatttaaaaatattttaaatatattacag AATGCGAGATCGCTTAATCCCCAATTTGCTAAATTAATGGAAAATCAAGAATCGAGACCGGAGGTTCAAAATAAGCTCTCAGCCCTTTTAATCACCCCCATTCAAAGAGTACCGAGATACAAGTTACTTTTAACTCATTTGCTACAATTAACTAAACCTCATGAAAAAGACCATAAGCAGTTAACTG aatgtttagaaaaaattgaagaagccGCCGAtcatatcaataaaattgtgGAAGATCAAGAAAATATGCGGAGATTATTGGAAATTCAAAGGTTTTTGAAAAGCGGGGAGCCTAATATTGTGAAACCTGGTAGAACATTGTCTAAAGAGGGGATTTTAGTGAAAATGGGCACGAAAAATGCTCCCAGTGAAAAATTATACGCAGTTTTGAtgaatgatattattttgtttggtaaaatgaagaaagatgAATTGAAAGTTAATTCTATGAAGTGTGTGGGAATATTTCCGCTTGGAAAGTGTAAAGTTTTCGAAATACTGGATAAAG gTTGCATGAGAATATCGTGTCAAGAAGAAGAACTAATTTTATACCACGATCAATTCAGCCAAACGAAAAGCTGGATAAAAGCCATAAAAGAAGCCATAGACGTACATTTAACGGGGAAAAAAACCTTAAGAAAAGACAGTTCGTCGCGACGACCCGTCAAAAGAAAAGATCTATTCGAATATCACGAAGTTGGTCTGAGTCCCGGTAAACCTTtgacaaaaagaagaaaaatttctaGCAGGAGACCGATATCGGGGGCTCTAACGAATACAAAACCGGAACCTTTTTCTTATTTACCCCCGGTATTGCGGAGTTGGGATGAAAAAGAAGATTTGTCGGGTCGAACGTCgcagaaaaaagaagaagaatcggTTAATGGGAAGTctaacgaaatttttttgtttgggaAACGGCAGGATGATGCAGGATTCAAAGTTGGTAAATTTTTAGGAGTCGTAGGGACTTCTATTAAGAAATTGTTTGGTTTCAAACATTGA